The following proteins are co-located in the Pan troglodytes isolate AG18354 chromosome 5, NHGRI_mPanTro3-v2.0_pri, whole genome shotgun sequence genome:
- the MICB gene encoding MHC class I polypeptide-related sequence B precursor, with amino-acid sequence MGLGPVLLFLAGIFHFAPPGAAAEPHSLHYNLTVLSRDGSVQSGFLAEVHLDGQPFLRCDRQKCRAKPQGQWAEDVLGNKTWDRETGDLTENGKDLRMTLAHIKDQKGGLHSLQEIRVCEIHEDSSTRSSWHFYYDGELFLSQNLETQKWTAPQSSRAQTLAMNVTNFWKKEAMKTKTHYRAMQADCWQKLKRYLESGVVLRRTVPPMVNVTRSEASEGNITVTCWASSFYPRNITLTWRQDGISLSHNAQQWGDVLPDGNGTYQTWVATRICQGEEQRFTCYVEHSGNHGTHPVPSGKALVLQSQRTEFPYVPVVMTCFVIIIILCVPCCKKKTSVAEGPELVSLQVLDQHPVGTGDHRDAAQLGFQPLMSAPGSTGSTEGA; translated from the exons ATGGGGCTGGGCCCGGTCTTGCTGTTTCTGGCTGGCATCTTCCATTTTGCACCTCCGGGAGCCGCCGCTG AGCCCCACAGTCTTCATTATAACCTCACGGTGCTGTCCCGGGATGGATCTGTGCAGTCAGGATTTCTCGCTGAGGTACATCTGGATGGTCAGCCCTTCCTGCGCTGTGACAGGCAGAAATGCAGGGCAAAGCCCCAGGGACAGTGGGCAGAAGATGTCCTGGGAAATAAGACCTGGGACAGAGAGACAGGGGACTTGACAGAGAACGGAAAGGACCTCAGGATGACCCTGGCTCATATCAAGGACCAGAAAGGAG GCTTGCATTCCCTCCAGGAGATTAGGGTCTGTGAGATCCATGAAGACAGCAGCACCAGGAGCTCCTGGCATTTCTACTACGATGGGGAGCTCTTCCTCTCCCAAAACCTAGAGACTCAGAAATGGACAGCGCCCCAGTCCTCCAGAGCTCAGACCTTGGCTATGAACGTCACGAATTTCTGGAAGAAAGAAGCCATGAAGACCAAGACACACTATCGCGCTATGCAGGCAGACTGCTGGCAGAAACTAAAGCGATATCTAGAATCCGGCGTAGTCCTGAGGAGAACAG TGCCCCCCATGGTGAATGTCACCCGCAGCGAAGCCTCAGAGGGCAACATCACCGTGACGTGCTGGGCTTCCAGCTTCTATCCCCGGAATATCACACTGACCTGGCGTCAGGATGGGATATCTTTGAGCCACAACGCCCAACAGTGGGGGGATGTCCTGCCTGATGGGAATGGAACCTACCAGACCTGGGTGGCCACCAGGATTTGCCAAGGAGAGGAGCAGAGGTTCACCTGCTACGTGGAACACAGCGGGAATCACGGCACTCACCCTGTGCCCTCTG ggaaggCACTGGTGCTTCAGAGTCAACGGACAGAGTTTCCATATGTTCCTGTTGTTATGAcatgttttgttattattattattctctgtGTCCCTTGTTGCAAGAAGAAAACATCAGTGGCAGAGGGTCCAG AGCTTGTGAGCCTGCAGGTCCTGGATCAACACCCGGTTGGGACAGGAGACCACAGGGATGCCGCACAGCTGGGATTTCAGCCTCTGATGTCAGCTCCTGGGTCCACTGGTTCCACTGAGGGCGCCTAG
- the LOC107975100 gene encoding peptidyl-prolyl cis-trans isomerase A-like, with product MVNPTVSFNIAVNGEPLGCVSFKLFADKFPKTAENFHALSTGEKGFDYKCSSFHRIIPGFMCQGGNFTRHNGTGGKSIYGEKFDDENFILKHTGPGILSMANAGPNTNDSHPGNSQFFICTAKTEWLDGKHMVFGKVKDGMNIVEAMEHFGSGNGKTIKKITIADCTQLD from the exons ATGGTCAACCCCACCGTGTCCTTCAACATCGCTGTCAATGGCGAGCCCTTGGGCTGTGTCTCCTTCAAGCTGTTTGCAGACAAGTttccaaagacagcagaaaaCTTTCATGCTCTGAGCACTGGAGAGAAAGGATTTGATTATAAATGTTCCTCTTTTCACAGAATTATTCCAGGGTTTATGTGTCAGGGTGGTAACTTCACACGCCATAATGGCACTGGTGGCAAGTCCATCTACGGGGAGAAATTTGATGACGAGAACTTCATCCTAAAGCATACAGGTCCCGGCATCTTGTCCATGGCAAATGCTGGACCCAACACAAATGAttccca cccgggcAATTCCCAGTTTTTCATCTGCACTGCCAAGACTGAGTGGTTGGATGGCAAGCACATGGTCTTTGGCAAGGTGAAAGATGGCATGAATATTGTGGAGGCCATGGAGCACTTTGGGTCTGGGAATGGCAAGACCATCAAGAAGATCACCATCGCTGACTGTACACAACTCGACTAA
- the MICB gene encoding MHC class I polypeptide-related sequence B isoform X1, with product MTLAHIKDQKGGLHSLQEIRVCEIHEDSSTRSSWHFYYDGELFLSQNLETQKWTAPQSSRAQTLAMNVTNFWKKEAMKTKTHYRAMQADCWQKLKRYLESGVVLRRTVPPMVNVTRSEASEGNITVTCWASSFYPRNITLTWRQDGISLSHNAQQWGDVLPDGNGTYQTWVATRICQGEEQRFTCYVEHSGNHGTHPVPSGKALVLQSQRTEFPYVPVVMTCFVIIIILCVPCCKKKTSVAEGPELVSLQVLDQHPVGTGDHRDAAQLGFQPLMSAPGSTGSTEGA from the exons ATGACCCTGGCTCATATCAAGGACCAGAAAGGAG GCTTGCATTCCCTCCAGGAGATTAGGGTCTGTGAGATCCATGAAGACAGCAGCACCAGGAGCTCCTGGCATTTCTACTACGATGGGGAGCTCTTCCTCTCCCAAAACCTAGAGACTCAGAAATGGACAGCGCCCCAGTCCTCCAGAGCTCAGACCTTGGCTATGAACGTCACGAATTTCTGGAAGAAAGAAGCCATGAAGACCAAGACACACTATCGCGCTATGCAGGCAGACTGCTGGCAGAAACTAAAGCGATATCTAGAATCCGGCGTAGTCCTGAGGAGAACAG TGCCCCCCATGGTGAATGTCACCCGCAGCGAAGCCTCAGAGGGCAACATCACCGTGACGTGCTGGGCTTCCAGCTTCTATCCCCGGAATATCACACTGACCTGGCGTCAGGATGGGATATCTTTGAGCCACAACGCCCAACAGTGGGGGGATGTCCTGCCTGATGGGAATGGAACCTACCAGACCTGGGTGGCCACCAGGATTTGCCAAGGAGAGGAGCAGAGGTTCACCTGCTACGTGGAACACAGCGGGAATCACGGCACTCACCCTGTGCCCTCTG ggaaggCACTGGTGCTTCAGAGTCAACGGACAGAGTTTCCATATGTTCCTGTTGTTATGAcatgttttgttattattattattctctgtGTCCCTTGTTGCAAGAAGAAAACATCAGTGGCAGAGGGTCCAG AGCTTGTGAGCCTGCAGGTCCTGGATCAACACCCGGTTGGGACAGGAGACCACAGGGATGCCGCACAGCTGGGATTTCAGCCTCTGATGTCAGCTCCTGGGTCCACTGGTTCCACTGAGGGCGCCTAG